One genomic segment of Rhizorhabdus phycosphaerae includes these proteins:
- a CDS encoding OmpH family outer membrane protein yields the protein MKAYLKTAAAAAALMLLPAAANAQAAAAATAPAAVAVVDLDAAIVNSAAFQSAMSQVQTTYKTQITAAQTRQTALQGELNALRAEIENLQKNSATPKATLDAKIATFQQKGQAAQAELQRLAVPFARPQAYVREQVEAKVEQALKAAMTAKKVGVVLRPEAAFAFQPTSDLTPDVVTQLNALVPSASITPPANWQPGQSEQAPAAAPQGR from the coding sequence ATGAAAGCCTATCTGAAGACCGCAGCCGCCGCGGCGGCCCTGATGCTCTTGCCCGCCGCCGCCAATGCGCAGGCTGCTGCGGCCGCAACCGCTCCGGCAGCCGTCGCCGTCGTCGACCTCGACGCCGCCATCGTGAATTCGGCCGCCTTCCAGTCGGCGATGAGCCAGGTCCAGACGACCTACAAGACGCAGATCACCGCCGCGCAGACCCGCCAGACGGCGCTTCAGGGCGAGCTCAACGCGCTGCGTGCCGAGATCGAGAACCTCCAGAAGAACAGCGCCACGCCTAAGGCGACGCTCGACGCGAAGATCGCGACCTTCCAACAGAAGGGTCAGGCTGCTCAGGCCGAACTGCAGCGCCTCGCCGTGCCCTTCGCCCGCCCGCAGGCCTATGTCCGCGAGCAGGTCGAAGCCAAGGTCGAGCAGGCGCTTAAGGCCGCGATGACCGCGAAGAAGGTCGGCGTCGTGCTGCGCCCGGAAGCCGCCTTCGCCTTCCAGCCGACTTCGGACCTGACGCCCGACGTCGTGACCCAGCTCAACGCGCTCGTTCCCAGCGCCTCGATCACCCCGCCGGCCAACTGGCAGCCGGGCCAGTCGGAGCAGGCTCCGGCCGCGGCGCCGCAGGGTCGCTGA
- the bamA gene encoding outer membrane protein assembly factor BamA, giving the protein MTATRKNFGRARFCSALLVGTMLGGASQPLFAQDAAPPQMAPAPAAAPTLGTIKTVNVSGSERLEADTVRSYVKLVPGETYTREALDEALKELYETELFADVQVRDDGQGNITLQVRENPVVNRIVLEGNKRLKSDKINPEIKLAPRQIFTRSKVRADVARIVELYRRQGRFAATVEPKMVQLDQNRVDIIFEISEGDKSKVRKINIIGNEKFSDGRLRGEMATKQTGITKIFSSGTSYDPDRMSYDQQKLRQYYLTQGYADFRVVSAVAELTPDKKDFIITYVVEEGQRYKFGDVSLESEIRDIKADTFKYLLPMKKGDWYNAKAVEDTVDAITEATGVFGFTPDVRPDFNRDKDDLTMGVVFKINQSPRVYVERIDINGNTHTKDKVVRREFRLSEGDAFNSFKVKRSRDRIQSLGFFQDKFEIEQKPGSAPDRVVLEANVEEKSTGELQVSAGYSSLERFIVDLSIRERNFMGKGQEVRAGVSYSTYSKSIELGFTEPYVFDKNIAVGFDVFRRDYNSFNFSGNDRNTTYEQTTTGFQIRAGIPLTEFITLATRYGLSYDQVSLNKFTFYTDTNNDGIRDTCDPIVAGRYLCDAIGNRLTSSVGYSLVFDNLNNRLRPTRGQRAVFSQDFAGLGGTVRYIKTTAQATKYWGIGSGFVFSASAEGGYIKGLGQQVRLIDRFYLGEPDMRGFGIRGVGPRVIRSFYDTTTGTFLTDRNSQTDDALGGNAYYRGRLELEIPLGNGARELGLRPSIFMDVGAVFGVSRPRLTAPEIAGYPFQLDANGKYLPVERLVLDSQGRQIYTVPLTDTTNPGASTLCQIGYSATANGPCVGSSQNTRAFSTISPFREDFVGNTAKPRLSVGFGVNWNSPFGPFRIDIAKALLKEKGDNTKTFQFNVGTQF; this is encoded by the coding sequence GTGACGGCGACGAGGAAGAATTTCGGCAGGGCTCGCTTTTGTTCGGCGCTGCTCGTCGGCACGATGCTGGGTGGCGCGTCGCAACCGCTGTTCGCACAGGACGCCGCGCCGCCGCAGATGGCGCCAGCCCCTGCAGCCGCCCCCACTCTGGGCACGATCAAGACGGTCAACGTCTCCGGATCCGAGCGACTGGAGGCGGATACGGTCCGCTCCTATGTCAAGCTGGTGCCCGGCGAGACCTACACCCGCGAGGCGCTCGATGAAGCGCTGAAGGAGCTGTACGAGACCGAATTGTTCGCCGACGTCCAGGTTCGGGACGATGGGCAGGGCAACATCACCCTGCAGGTCCGCGAGAACCCCGTCGTGAACCGGATCGTTCTGGAGGGCAACAAGCGCCTCAAGTCGGACAAGATCAACCCGGAGATCAAGCTGGCGCCGCGCCAGATCTTTACCCGGTCGAAGGTCCGCGCCGACGTTGCGCGCATCGTCGAGCTCTATCGCCGCCAAGGTCGGTTCGCCGCGACGGTCGAACCCAAGATGGTCCAGCTGGACCAGAACCGCGTCGATATCATCTTCGAGATCAGCGAGGGCGACAAGTCCAAGGTCCGCAAGATCAACATCATCGGTAACGAGAAATTTTCCGATGGCCGTCTGCGCGGCGAGATGGCGACCAAGCAGACGGGCATCACCAAGATCTTCTCGTCGGGCACCAGCTATGATCCCGACCGCATGTCCTATGACCAGCAGAAGCTGCGCCAATATTATCTGACGCAGGGCTATGCCGACTTCCGCGTGGTGTCGGCCGTGGCCGAGCTGACGCCGGACAAGAAGGACTTCATCATCACCTATGTGGTGGAGGAAGGGCAGCGCTACAAATTCGGGGACGTCAGCCTGGAGAGCGAGATCCGCGACATCAAGGCGGACACGTTCAAATATCTGCTGCCGATGAAGAAGGGCGACTGGTACAACGCAAAGGCAGTCGAGGACACGGTCGACGCGATCACCGAGGCGACCGGCGTGTTCGGCTTCACCCCCGACGTCCGTCCGGATTTCAACCGCGACAAGGACGATCTGACGATGGGGGTGGTCTTCAAGATCAACCAGTCGCCGCGCGTCTATGTCGAGCGGATCGACATCAACGGAAACACGCACACCAAGGACAAGGTCGTCCGCCGCGAGTTCCGCCTGTCCGAGGGCGACGCCTTCAACAGCTTCAAGGTCAAGCGTTCGCGCGACCGCATCCAGTCGCTGGGGTTCTTCCAGGACAAATTCGAGATCGAACAGAAGCCGGGTTCGGCGCCCGATCGCGTCGTGCTCGAAGCCAATGTCGAGGAGAAATCGACCGGCGAACTGCAGGTGTCGGCCGGCTATTCGAGCCTCGAACGCTTCATCGTCGATCTTTCGATCCGCGAACGCAACTTCATGGGCAAGGGCCAGGAAGTCCGCGCCGGCGTAAGCTATTCGACCTATTCAAAGTCGATCGAGCTGGGCTTCACCGAGCCTTATGTGTTCGACAAGAACATCGCGGTCGGCTTCGACGTGTTCCGCCGCGACTACAACTCGTTCAACTTCTCCGGCAACGACCGCAACACCACCTATGAGCAGACGACAACGGGTTTCCAGATCCGTGCCGGCATTCCGCTGACCGAGTTCATCACGCTCGCGACGCGCTATGGCCTCAGCTATGATCAGGTGTCGTTGAACAAGTTCACCTTCTACACCGACACCAACAACGATGGCATCCGGGATACCTGCGATCCGATCGTCGCCGGGCGCTATCTGTGCGATGCGATCGGTAACCGCCTGACCTCCTCGGTCGGTTACTCGCTGGTGTTCGACAATCTGAACAACCGACTGCGGCCTACGCGCGGCCAGCGCGCGGTGTTCAGCCAGGATTTCGCCGGCCTCGGCGGCACGGTCCGCTATATCAAGACCACCGCGCAGGCGACCAAATATTGGGGCATCGGCAGCGGCTTCGTCTTCTCCGCGAGCGCGGAGGGCGGCTATATCAAGGGCCTCGGCCAGCAGGTTCGCCTGATCGACCGCTTCTATCTGGGCGAGCCGGACATGCGCGGCTTCGGCATTCGTGGCGTCGGTCCGCGCGTGATCCGGTCCTTCTATGACACGACGACCGGGACGTTCCTGACCGACCGCAATTCGCAGACGGACGATGCGCTCGGCGGCAACGCTTATTATCGTGGTCGGCTTGAGCTCGAGATTCCGCTCGGCAACGGCGCGCGCGAACTGGGCCTGCGGCCGTCGATCTTCATGGACGTCGGTGCGGTGTTCGGTGTGAGTCGGCCCCGGCTTACCGCGCCAGAGATCGCCGGATATCCGTTCCAGCTCGATGCCAATGGTAAATACCTCCCGGTCGAACGCCTAGTTCTCGATAGTCAAGGACGTCAGATCTATACGGTGCCACTTACCGATACGACCAATCCTGGAGCCTCCACGCTGTGCCAGATTGGCTACTCGGCGACGGCCAACGGTCCTTGCGTCGGCAGCTCGCAGAATACGCGGGCCTTCTCCACGATCAGCCCCTTCCGCGAGGACTTCGTCGGCAACACCGCGAAGCCGCGTCTCTCGGTCGGTTTCGGCGTGAACTGGAACTCGCCCTTCGGCCCGTTCCGTATCGACATCGCTAAAGCCCTCCTCAAGGAGAAGGGCGACAACACCAAGACCTTCCAATTCAACGTAGGGACACAGTTCTGA
- the fabZ gene encoding 3-hydroxyacyl-ACP dehydratase FabZ, whose translation MSDDSKTVLGPLDVRRVMAAIPHRYPMLLVDRVEELVVDERISAVKAVTINEEFFQGHFPGRPIMPGVLIVEALAQAAGVLAVESLGLSGSGKLVYFMTIDEVKFRTPVEPGVLLRLDVAFAQKRGSVCKFEGKAYLGDKLAAQANFTAMIADPPKE comes from the coding sequence ATGAGCGACGATAGCAAGACCGTGCTTGGCCCGCTGGACGTCCGGCGGGTCATGGCCGCGATCCCGCACCGCTACCCCATGCTCCTCGTCGACCGCGTCGAGGAGCTGGTGGTGGACGAGCGCATCTCGGCCGTGAAGGCGGTGACGATCAACGAAGAGTTCTTCCAGGGCCATTTTCCCGGCCGTCCGATCATGCCGGGCGTGCTGATCGTCGAAGCGCTGGCCCAGGCGGCGGGCGTGCTGGCGGTAGAATCGCTGGGCCTCTCGGGATCGGGCAAGCTCGTCTATTTCATGACGATCGACGAAGTGAAGTTCCGCACGCCGGTCGAACCCGGCGTATTGCTGCGCCTCGACGTCGCCTTCGCGCAGAAGCGCGGCAGCGTCTGCAAGTTCGAGGGCAAGGCCTATCTGGGCGACAAGCTCGCCGCCCAGGCCAACTTCACCGCGATGATTGCCGATCCGCCCAAGGAATGA
- the rpmE gene encoding 50S ribosomal protein L31 — translation MKKDIHPDYHRIKVQLTDGTTYDTYSTWGSEGDTLQLDIDPSVHPAWTGGKAQLMDAGGQVARFNKRFGGLSLTKK, via the coding sequence ATGAAGAAAGATATCCATCCCGATTACCACCGGATCAAGGTCCAGCTGACCGACGGCACCACCTACGACACCTATTCGACCTGGGGTTCGGAAGGCGACACGCTGCAGCTCGACATCGATCCCTCGGTCCACCCGGCCTGGACGGGCGGCAAGGCCCAGCTCATGGATGCCGGCGGCCAGGTGGCTCGCTTCAACAAGCGCTTCGGCGGGCTGTCGCTCACCAAGAAGTAA